In one Paraburkholderia megapolitana genomic region, the following are encoded:
- a CDS encoding FkbM family methyltransferase, producing MNNPPTSPIAPAREPNLVINTAPPYALVRSRHGFMLANRNDIYIGQALIRYGEYGEIETQFLSQMVRDAGVVVEVGANIGSHTVPLAKLAAAAGAEVIAFEPQPFVFQNLCANLALNSIGNVRAWPVACGLEAGTVWFPSQTYTQPGNFGGVSMQSEATSPDLMAVPCVRLDDVLGDRDVSLIKLDVEGFELAALQGACQILKRSRPALYLENDRVEKSQALIEWLWAQEYRLWWHVSPLFNPKNFLGEDENVYRNLSSFNMLALPRESDIVVQGCTEVTDAGHHPLRED from the coding sequence ATGAACAATCCGCCGACAAGTCCAATTGCCCCCGCTCGCGAACCGAACCTCGTGATCAACACCGCACCGCCCTATGCACTCGTGCGATCGCGCCACGGGTTCATGCTGGCTAACCGCAACGACATTTACATCGGTCAGGCGCTGATCCGCTACGGCGAATATGGTGAGATCGAGACTCAATTTCTGTCGCAGATGGTCAGAGATGCGGGTGTCGTTGTCGAAGTCGGCGCGAACATCGGATCGCACACGGTGCCGCTGGCAAAACTCGCTGCGGCTGCTGGCGCCGAGGTGATTGCATTTGAACCTCAGCCGTTTGTCTTCCAGAATCTGTGCGCCAACCTGGCATTGAACAGTATCGGCAATGTGCGTGCGTGGCCGGTCGCATGTGGCCTCGAAGCCGGAACAGTCTGGTTTCCGAGCCAGACTTACACGCAGCCAGGCAACTTCGGCGGTGTGTCGATGCAGTCCGAAGCAACATCGCCCGATCTCATGGCAGTTCCGTGCGTCCGGCTTGATGACGTGCTCGGCGACAGGGACGTTTCCCTGATCAAGCTCGACGTCGAAGGCTTTGAACTGGCAGCGCTGCAGGGTGCATGTCAGATATTGAAGCGATCCCGACCGGCGCTGTACCTCGAAAACGATCGCGTAGAGAAATCGCAAGCACTGATCGAATGGCTATGGGCGCAAGAATACCGGTTGTGGTGGCACGTATCCCCGCTATTCAATCCGAAGAATTTCCTTGGCGAGGACGAGAACGTCTATCGCAATCTGTCTTCCTTCAATATGCTCGCACTGCCTCGTGAGTCGGATATCGTCGTACAGGGATGCACGGAAGTTACTGACGCCGGGCATCATCCGCTGCGCGAGGATTAA
- a CDS encoding H-NS histone family protein, with protein sequence MEKLVELKLELKKIEFEIDLAREQEARLIAERVVALLAEYGITIDNKTDAPRRARRTGTRVAPKYWNPATGATWSGRGRAPLWISGEDRSQFLLPDAQKPE encoded by the coding sequence ATGGAAAAACTGGTTGAATTGAAGCTCGAATTGAAAAAGATCGAGTTTGAAATAGATCTGGCAAGAGAACAGGAGGCAAGGTTAATTGCTGAACGTGTCGTGGCGTTGCTGGCGGAGTACGGCATCACCATCGACAACAAAACCGATGCCCCGCGACGCGCACGACGTACAGGAACCCGCGTGGCCCCGAAATACTGGAACCCAGCGACGGGTGCGACCTGGTCTGGTCGCGGGCGCGCTCCGCTCTGGATCAGCGGGGAAGACAGGAGTCAGTTCCTGCTCCCGGATGCGCAAAAACCGGAATGA
- a CDS encoding S53 family peptidase, translated as MKKAVRINSAFSGNFAKALLPLAIAATLVPMSAHAADSWVATRTGAFLLPAAHPAGAVAQSEARTTSAATGYALGDAANELTNTLVTPLEISQPLHVTVVLKGRNDSQLDTFLREVNQPGSPNYRQYLTPEQFKARYAPTDAQVQAVVEHLKASGFTNISVSENNKLISADGNANNAQSGFHTNLKRFNYRGKQVFANDSAALVPSSLSSSVESVLGLQNAGVPHRLIRRFVPANAALASANAEVNTEAKAAAGSQVAHQPTDFAKIYDAAGLPAATNTTVGIITWGDLTQTIADLKTFTTSAKLATVNTKVVAGGKGTLADDGDPSEWDLDSQDIIGTSGGVKQLIFYSAINGDSQDSGLTDATLTDAYNKAVTDNLAKVINVSLGLDEASANSDGSLAADDAVFKQAVAQGQIFSVSSGDAGVYQWSTSPQGAPGYIGTSSDGSTVKTTINLSKYSVSSPASSPYVVAVGGTTLSTTNKTTWAGETVWNEGWAFADTDQFGDPVDDSVRIWATGGGVSQYETAPTWQTTALGKTVTKRVVPDVAFDAASGTGALIVINGQAGQQVGGTSLASPIFVGGWARVESAHQNSLGLPTSGFYQTFVKDASNTHDVTSGNNGYGGKGYAAKAGWDDDTGFGSLDFTKLSATYK; from the coding sequence ATGAAGAAAGCTGTGCGTATCAATAGTGCATTTTCCGGAAATTTCGCCAAAGCGCTGCTGCCGCTCGCCATTGCCGCAACCCTCGTGCCGATGTCCGCGCACGCAGCGGATAGCTGGGTGGCGACCCGCACCGGTGCTTTCCTGTTGCCCGCGGCACATCCCGCCGGCGCGGTAGCGCAATCGGAAGCCCGCACCACATCTGCGGCCACCGGTTATGCACTCGGCGATGCAGCGAACGAACTCACCAATACTCTGGTGACGCCGCTCGAAATCAGCCAACCCCTGCACGTTACGGTCGTCCTGAAGGGCCGCAATGACAGCCAGCTCGATACGTTCCTGCGCGAGGTCAACCAGCCCGGTAGCCCGAATTACCGGCAGTATCTGACGCCGGAGCAGTTCAAGGCCCGCTACGCGCCGACTGACGCTCAGGTCCAGGCAGTCGTCGAACATCTGAAGGCAAGCGGTTTCACGAACATCTCGGTGTCCGAGAATAACAAGCTGATTTCTGCGGACGGCAACGCCAATAACGCACAGAGCGGCTTTCACACGAATCTGAAGCGCTTTAACTACCGCGGCAAACAGGTTTTCGCCAACGACTCGGCGGCACTGGTTCCGTCCTCGTTGAGTTCAAGCGTGGAGTCGGTGCTCGGCTTGCAGAACGCAGGCGTGCCGCATCGGTTGATTCGCCGTTTTGTGCCGGCTAATGCTGCGCTTGCGAGCGCAAATGCTGAGGTGAATACCGAGGCCAAAGCGGCTGCGGGCAGTCAGGTCGCGCACCAGCCGACCGACTTCGCCAAGATTTACGATGCGGCCGGTCTGCCGGCTGCGACCAACACCACGGTGGGCATCATCACCTGGGGCGATCTGACCCAGACGATCGCCGATCTGAAAACCTTCACGACGAGCGCGAAGCTGGCGACCGTCAACACCAAGGTGGTCGCAGGTGGCAAAGGCACGCTGGCTGATGACGGCGACCCGAGCGAATGGGATCTGGACAGCCAGGACATCATCGGGACATCCGGCGGCGTCAAGCAACTGATCTTCTATTCGGCGATCAACGGCGACAGCCAGGATAGCGGCCTGACCGATGCAACGTTGACGGACGCTTACAACAAGGCGGTGACCGACAATCTGGCCAAGGTTATCAACGTCTCGCTCGGGCTCGATGAAGCGTCGGCGAATTCGGACGGCTCGCTCGCCGCCGACGACGCGGTCTTCAAGCAGGCTGTTGCACAAGGTCAGATCTTCTCGGTGTCGTCGGGAGATGCGGGTGTGTATCAGTGGTCGACTTCGCCGCAGGGCGCGCCCGGCTACATCGGCACCAGCAGCGATGGCAGCACGGTGAAAACAACCATCAATCTGTCGAAGTACAGCGTGTCGTCGCCGGCCAGTTCGCCGTATGTGGTTGCAGTCGGCGGCACGACGCTGTCGACCACGAACAAGACCACGTGGGCTGGCGAAACCGTGTGGAACGAAGGCTGGGCATTTGCCGATACCGACCAGTTCGGCGACCCGGTGGACGACTCCGTGCGGATCTGGGCGACAGGCGGCGGTGTGAGCCAGTATGAAACGGCGCCGACGTGGCAAACCACCGCATTGGGCAAGACGGTCACCAAGCGCGTAGTGCCGGACGTCGCGTTCGATGCTGCTTCCGGGACGGGTGCCTTGATTGTCATCAACGGTCAGGCGGGACAACAGGTTGGCGGCACGAGCCTGGCGTCGCCGATTTTCGTCGGGGGATGGGCGCGGGTCGAATCGGCTCACCAGAACAGCCTGGGCTTGCCTACGTCGGGTTTCTATCAGACCTTCGTGAAGGACGCGTCGAACACTCATGACGTGACTTCGGGTAACAACGGTTACGGTGGCAAGGGTTATGCCGCGAAGGCTGGTTGGGATGACGACACGGGCTTCGGCAGCCTGGACTTTACGAAGCTGAGCGCGACGTACAAGTGA
- a CDS encoding sulfotransferase family protein, which yields MVKHLHLISGLPRSGSTLLCALLRQNPRYTAAMTSPVAMLCGAMHQKMCDPEFGAFFDAEKRARMLRGVFDSYYADSPSDQVVFDTNRTWTGRLPLLGELYPQSRVICCVRDVAWIIDSIEQMLAKNPLQLSRIFRLQPGASVYARSDVLMNPDNGLIGLAWSNLREAWFGNDAKRLIVVPYEHLSREPGRTMQRLYEALGEPDFTHDFDNVVYDEPDYDALLGMPGMHKVRQKVAHHDRAPCIPPDLYTKVSGANFWLKREMNPRGVVIV from the coding sequence ATGGTCAAGCATCTGCATCTGATCTCAGGCTTGCCGCGTTCGGGCTCGACGCTGTTATGCGCGCTGCTGCGACAGAACCCTCGCTATACGGCGGCCATGACGAGCCCGGTGGCCATGCTGTGCGGCGCGATGCATCAAAAGATGTGCGACCCCGAGTTCGGTGCCTTCTTCGACGCCGAAAAACGCGCCCGCATGCTGCGCGGCGTGTTCGACAGCTACTACGCTGACAGTCCGTCCGACCAGGTTGTATTCGACACCAATCGCACCTGGACCGGTCGCTTGCCGTTGCTCGGCGAGCTGTATCCGCAGTCGCGTGTGATCTGCTGCGTGCGCGACGTAGCCTGGATTATCGACAGCATCGAGCAGATGCTGGCGAAAAATCCGCTGCAGCTATCGCGGATATTCCGGCTTCAACCTGGCGCCTCGGTCTATGCGCGCTCGGACGTGCTGATGAATCCCGATAACGGTCTGATCGGTCTTGCCTGGAGCAATCTGCGCGAGGCGTGGTTCGGTAACGATGCGAAGCGGCTGATCGTCGTGCCGTATGAACATCTGTCGCGCGAACCCGGTAGAACCATGCAACGCCTCTATGAAGCACTCGGCGAGCCGGACTTCACGCACGATTTCGATAACGTCGTCTACGACGAACCCGATTACGACGCCCTACTCGGCATGCCTGGCATGCACAAAGTCCGGCAGAAGGTCGCGCATCACGACCGGGCGCCTTGCATCCCGCCCGATCTGTACACGAAAGTGTCGGGCGCGAACTTCTGGCTCAAGCGGGAGATGAATCCGCGCGGTGTGGTGATTGTCTAG